The Saccharomycodes ludwigii strain NBRC 1722 chromosome II, whole genome shotgun sequence genome window below encodes:
- a CDS encoding uncharacterized protein (similar to Saccharomyces cerevisiae YDR160W | SSY1 | Sulfonylurea Sensitive on YPD), translating to MKDDNSIELNKAAPGLFPVLINNKELLVAKKAHCHSHYHIHDRKYYKNNIIYDHSSVSLDSNPLNEYEKNLKKRHDKSYNFSRNYSEDNNDYCNDETYSFDSSVGSDIDSINRLYFLQVLKKLPENYKQELINDKFYLTKLYNSVQFSREHIDKTPSCGTGTKNTNVENPIVNEIQYDNFLEYEKAILREDKLRTKFYEYKDGLSNSLGEKLEVLDDLTYFYVNAQGYTPSVRINKYLKNVNSKTSGKYYHKSFSKYIRRKTMGKLQKTKYAKKFFNHLFYKNTANKSNIKNCTILRTLDSQPITEIIDENGPEYGYIETRLEPNFFKNNNGNFYINIIEQQQETDLIDCELVDEDAYYNSNNDRTHHYLRKRKSGQKYALQRKLGIRHLQMLSLGATIGIGVFLNSGMNFSIAGPLGAFLGFLFSAFIVIATLLCFAEIVALIPLIVAISGLVSRFIGDAAGFAVGWVYWLSYVISFPAELLATTILLSYYPKFDELTYLKGHFAGFLIMFVLFLTIINLMDVRVYGEIEYFASTFKLIVITFMIILMIVINCGGIGSGVNDRSYIGFRFWDRSKSPEEHITYGPFRPTFDLKDTGKGALTGIGGFGGVLLELIASTNNSLYSYIGSEIGFVAAGEATNPRKAVPSVTKRIYTRVIVFYLLSIFAVGLNIYSGDPRLLRYSANARQYVDGQYAEFSDILNKLGGSYCQNPYNDGSLNLKESPNQSPWVIALKSFNLCSFASSVNAFFVIIGLFAASSQLYVSSRTLYSMAIQQKAPQIFSTCNKYGVPYMSVLFCGSFGFLSLLTLDGTATTVLYSLVQIGTQGSVIMWFAMNLAFYRFYCALKGRVDIVSRDSKEYPYKSPLQPYLSIFGMISTCFLLVTTGFQNFMDWNTNNFISSYLTVLLFFVLYIGYSLIKRSGINKLEELDLDSGRKEMDRIIWEEDKDYSPNLKELLHKVFSYI from the coding sequence ATGAAGGATGATAATTCaattgaattaaataaagCAGCACCAGGATTATTTCCTGTActaataaacaataaagaACTACTTGTGGCTAAAAAAGCACATTGTCATAGTCATTACCATATTCATGACCGCAAgtattacaaaaataacattatttACGATCATTCTTCAGTAAGTTTAGATTCCAATCCATTAAACGAATACgaaaaaaacttaaaaaaaaggcatgACAAATCTTACAACTTTTCGCGAAATTATTCCgaagataataatgattattGCAACGATGAAACATATAGCTTTGATAGTAGTGTAGGAAGTGATATTGATTCTATAAAtcgtttatattttcttcaagttttgaaaaagctGCCTGAGAATTACAAACAAGAGttaattaatgataaattttatttgacAAAGCTATATAACTCTGTCCAATTTTCGAGGGAGCATATTGATAAAACTCCTTCTTGTGGTACTGGtacaaaaaataccaaTGTTGAGAACCCAATAGTTAATGAAATACAGTACGATAATTTTCTGGAATATGAAAAGGCAATATTAAGAGAAGATAAATTAAGAACCAAGTTTTATGAATATAAAGATGGTCTATCTAACAGTTTGGGCGAGAAATTGGAAGTATTGGATGATTTgacttatttttatgtaaaTGCTCAAGGTTATACTCCGTCTGTTAGAATTAATAAGTATCTCAAAAATGTTAATAGCAAAACTAGCGGTAAATACTATCATAAAtctttttccaaatatatTAGGCGTAAAACTATGGGGAAATTgcagaaaacaaaatatgccaagaaatttttcaatcatttattttataaaaacacTGCAAATAAAAGTAACATAAAGAATTGTACTATACTAAGAACGTTAGATAGTCAACCCATAACAGAGATCATAGATGAAAATGGGCCAGAATATGGATATATAGAAACGAGGTTGGAacctaatttttttaaaaacaataatggtaatttttatataaatattatagaacaacaacaagaaacAGATCTAATTGATTGTGAACTTGTGGATGAAGATGCCTACTACAACAGTAATAACGACAGAACACACCATTATTTAAGGAAGCGTAAATCCGGGCAAAAGTATGCCTTACAAAGAAAACTAGGCATAAGGCATTTGCAAATGCTTTCATTAGGAGCAACTATAGGTATTGGTGTCTTTTTAAACTCAGGaatgaatttttcaatagcAGGACCGTTGGGAGCATTTCTGgggtttttatttagtGCATTTATAGTGATCGCCACATTATTATGTTTTGCAGAAATTGTTGCATTAATTCCACTAATTGTGGCCATTTCAGGTTTAGTTTCCAGGTTTATTGGAGACGCCGCTGGCTTTGCCGTTGGTTGGGTTTATTGGTTATCATATGTTATTTCATTTCCAGCAGAGCTATTGGCCAccacaatattattatcatacTATCCGAAATTTGATGAATTAACATACTTGAAAGGACATTTTGCTGGGTTTTTGATtatgtttgttttatttttaactataATTAATTTGATGGATGTTAGAGTTTATGGAgaaattgaatattttgccagtacttttaaattaatagTTATCACATTTATGATTATATTAATGATCGTTATTAACTGTGGCGGCATTGGTAGTGGTGTTAATGATAGATCTTATATCGGTTTTAGGTTTTGGGATAGATCAAAATCACCAGAGGAGCATATCACATACGGTCCGTTTAGACCAACCTTTGATTTGAAGGACACGGGTAAAGGTGCGCTCACCGGTATTGGTGGTTTTGGTGGTGTTCTATTGGAATTGATTGCATCTACCAATAATTCTTTATATTCTTATATAGGGTCTGAAATCGGATTTGTTGCTGCTGGTGAAGCTACCAATCCAAGAAAGGCGGTACCATCGGTAACTAAAAGAATATACACAAGggttattgttttttaccTATTATCCATATTTGCTGTTggattaaatatatattcagGAGACCCAAGATTGCTGCGATATTCAGCAAATGCTAGGCAATATGTAGATGGACAATATGCTGAATTTAGTGATATTCTAAATAAACTTGGTGGTTCCTATTGCCAGAATCCCTACAATGACGGTAGTTTAAATCTTAAAGAAAGTCCTAATCAATCCCCATGGGTAATTGCGTTAAAATCATTTAACTTATGTTCATTTGCAAGTTCAGTCAAtgcattttttgttattattggtttaTTTGCAGCAAGCTCGCAACTATATGTTAGTTCTAGAACATTATATTCCATGGCGATTCAACAAAAGGCTCCACAAATCTTCTCTACTTGTAACAAATATGGTGTCCCCTACATGTCTGTACTTTTTTGTGGGTCCTTTGGATTTTTAAGTTTATTGACATTAGATGGtacagcaacaacagttTTATATAGTTTGGTTCAAATTGGTACACAAGGTAGTGTGATTATGTGGTTTGCTATGAATTTAGCGTTTTATAGATTTTACTGTGCGTTGAAAGGAAGAGTAGATATTGTCTCCAGGGATTCCAAAGAATACCCATATAAATCGCCTTTGCAGCCATATTTAAGTATCTTTGGTATGATTTCTACTTGTTTTCTCCTGGTAACCACTGgtttccaaaattttatgGATTGgaatactaataattttatatcttCTTATTTGACCgtgcttttatttttcgtGTTATATATTGGATATTCTTTGATTAAGAGAAGtggtattaataaattggaGGAATTGGACTTAGATTCCGGTAGAAAGGAGATGGATAGAATTATTTGGGAAGAGGATAAAGATTATTCTCCAAACTTAAAAGAATTACTACACAAGGTTTTCAGTTATATTTGA
- the ICS2 gene encoding Ics2p, with protein sequence MSPTTTNNSKCCNYIQEQNIINSEIKSEALFNKLKKFSMNFDNEDENKSPCLSNSVSTNVPPFKNNNYFAPHRRSSLHSNFTFTDDSNSLKSSNSDIIDDNNNYNNSPIINNNSNERLKLYIMTHSRSSSVDLRRKSVLGSYSNRRNSSINNTNPSSNTSSNFAEYNYYNIAATTPGYPLSPQNNYIHTYNSVNNENSRKTPSHRRVSATWLNLDNIAHESASCNRTMNSTSLYPCHYQYNLNLPTSPKRSVSTSDLNTTNTQTGYIHIPDTELGNEKRTEASLFANKSEQVNMINANTKKQIRRNSSGNYNSFYEFAKLHNIDLDNCQNYVCSVNTPLSSNNTSPRNNSKVLFDRKGNNSINVVSNNNTNNANEDTNYSVIDLTRITMADAYNNYNTDTISAVNKNLFFELEDNNHFYDNKNKTSPDNLGTATDTNNGITKNFGDNYNNSDINGANDTTSNIKSKTRNKNKNKNKNKNKNKKHHNHLISYFDKKLSSSTLTPKKKTK encoded by the coding sequence ATGTCACCTACAACTACAAATAACTCTAAATGCTGCAATTATATTCAAGAACAGAATATAATCAACTCAGAGATTAAAAGCGAAGCcttatttaataaactaaaaaaattctcTATGAATTTtgataatgaagatgaGAACAAATCACCATGTTTAAGTAATTCTGTCTCTACTAATGTCCCaccttttaaaaataacaactaTTTTGCTCCACACAGAAGAAGCTCTTTGCATTCAAATTTTACATTTACAGATGACAGTAATTCTCTTAAAAGTAGTAACAGTGACATtattgatgataataataattataataacagtcctattatcaataataatagcaatgaAAGGTTAAAGCTATATATCATGACTCATAGTAGATCATCAAGTGTTGACTTACGTAGAAAATCTGTTTTGGGAAGCTATTCAAATAGGAGAAATAGTAGtatcaataatactaaCCCTAGCAGTAATACTAGTAGCAATTTCGCTGAatacaattattataatatagcAGCCACCACGCCTGGTTATCCCCTAAGTCcacaaaataattatattcatACTTATAATAGTGTCAATAATGAGAATTCCAGAAAAACCCCGTCGCACAGACGGGTCAGCGCTACCTGGTTAAATTTAGATAATATTGCTCATGAATCTGCTAGTTGTAATCGTACTATGAATTCTACTTCTTTGTATCCCTGCCATTAccaatataatttaaactTACCCACTAGTCCTAAAAGAAGTGTTTCCACATCGGATTTAAATACTACTAATACCCAAACTGGCTATATACACATCCCAGATACCGAGTTAGGTAACGAAAAACGTACTGAGGCTTCTTTATTTGCCAACAAGTCAGAACAAGTAAATATGATCAACGCTAATaccaaaaaacaaattaggAGAAACTCAAGTGGAAATTATAACTCTTTTTATGAATTTGCCAAGCTGCATAATATAGATTTAGATAATTGTCAAAATTATGTTTGTTCTGTTAATACTCCCTTAAGTAGCAATAATACATCACCAAGAAATAATTCCAAAGTGTTATTTGATAGAAAGGGAAATAACTCAATCAATGTTgtcagcaacaacaatacaaataatGCTAATGAAGACACAAATTATTCTGTTATTGATTTAACCAGGATAACCATGGCTGATgcatataataattataatactGATACTATTAGCGctgtaaataaaaatctattttttgaattagaggataataatcatttttatgataacaaaaacaaaacttcACCGGACAACTTAGGCACTGCTACTGATACTAACAATGGTATTACCAAGAATTTTGGTGACaactataataatagtgataTTAATGGCGCCAATGATACCACtagtaatataaaaagcaaaaccagaaacaaaaacaaaaacaaaaacaaaaacaaaaacaaaaacaaaaaacaccATAACCATTTGATTAGTTATTTTGATAAGAAACTTAGTTCTTCAACTTTAACcccaaagaaaaaaacaaagtaa
- the LEE1 gene encoding Lee1p (similar to Saccharomyces cerevisiae YPL054W | LEE1 | zinc-finger protein of unknown function) — protein MMLQQSFPYNNNNNKFSPEQRKAIIEHLLITKNSLPHKVYPHVPCKFYRQGSCQAGDSCSFSHDLNKRPNVCKYFKRGECKFGDKCCNLHIARDDTLRNIPRINTNFDYPDVVLKLENTGITGDNIENMRDNTVGEGFDDQDESDDELTDSFFLPSDLSNLLTTEQHQKQHDYHNRSFSSVSSSSHSTTPLLNTPTTSTGANSTVSPSAGFVLTPIVKHCSNGITQDPYFLLNSNNFNANTYHHNIDNNNNNTTLMKQQHKNTLDENDNSTRAIFNSTNYNYYDCNQYDHKYSNDSYHYSYQQNSR, from the coding sequence ATGATGTTACAACAATCTTTTCcatataataacaataataataagtttTCCCCAGAACAAAGAAAGGCTATCATAGaacatttattaataaccAAAAATTCTTTGCCCCATAAGGTATATCCACACGTTCCATGTAAGTTTTATAGGCAAGGGTCTTGTCAAGCTGGTGATAGTTGTTCATTCTCTCATGATCTTAATAAAAGGCCAAATGTTTGTaagtattttaaaagaggTGAGTGTAAATTTGGTGATAAATGTTGTAATTTACACATTGCTCGTGATGATACTCTACGTAATATACCTCGTATTAATACCAATTTCGATTATCCTGATGTAGTACTAAAACTAGAAAACACTGGCATTACAGGtgataatattgaaaatatgcGTGATAACACAGTGGGAGAAGGCTTTGATGATCAGGACGAAAGTGACGATGAGCTTACAGAttcgttttttttaccttctgatttatcaaatttattaacGACAGAACAACATCAGAAACAGCATGATTACCACAATCGCAGTTTTAGCAgtgtaagtagtagtagtcACAGTACAACCCCTTTATTAAATACACCAACTACTAGTACAGGCGCTAACAGTACCGTGAGTCCTTCTGCTGGCTTTGTATTAACTCCGATTGTTAAACACTGTTCTAATGGCATTACCCAAGACCCATACTTTTTATTGAacagtaataattttaatgcTAATACTTACCATcataatattgataataataataataatacaacgCTAATGAAGCAACaacataaaaatactttGGATGAAAACGATAATAGTACCCGTgccatttttaatagcactaattacaattattatgattgtAATCAATATGATCACAAATATTCTAATGATTCTTATCATTATTCTTACCAGCAGAATAGCAgataa
- the AMN1 gene encoding Amn1p (similar to Saccharomyces cerevisiae YBR158W | AMN1 | Antagonist of Mitotic exit Network), which produces MNSSYCNTIKSSRKRAIKETKNELLRGIKKIYSNTSDIGNNNIPKKNNKTGNNTATGISINNINNNILALDNSKNTIASLSNYNEHYKTIDKAAHVLQASKTRPSRTGTEENNIHSSNKNCLKILGKKSSAIPLKVVIPAQNNDSSITYKTENNIQKFEDDYYGLETPISSVETTPLKNKDLPYKATNNNDTSTLLTPNNIPIDFINYYYNNQNRCHKIFEIPEILEKILLFVGDSTLFYGTTSDTVNISKKNSNYFGFNNRRKPESFNHALLQCGGDKEKASELYYNHANTFSNNNTPKLYSCLTVNKLWCRITVSILYSQHLTFNNTKQLEKFITTINNQPLTFKLLTKGTYKLRPESLIFNKLKNVKRLIMDIDNTKLHTIEFNILPKLVELPMGLFAPNSSTTFNTGTNRNGIKVLKLPGCESINNDILHLIAPNLPSLETLDLRSCHNISDAGVVSVLQHCPKLRHINLGRKRKCHKITDLILQAIIKFKLTNLQTLGLAGCYITDYGLWILASNEIAVGFELKRLSCNDCKFLSNFGLPRILSNGGFPHLQVLEIRHLEKLTQLKEIFQFKLKSELKGVPILVECCERLENLLQIERNNYNVQVTSKLLQDLSLWANDCQ; this is translated from the coding sequence ATGAATTCCAGTTATTGCAACACTATCAAATCTTCAAGAAAAAGAGCAATTAAAGAAACTAAAAACGAATTGCTTAGAGGTATTAAGAAGATATACAGTAACACCAGTGATATtggcaataataacatcccgaaaaaaaacaacaaaactGGAAATAATACAGCCACCGGCATTAGtataaataacattaataacaacataCTTGCGTTggataatagtaaaaacACTATCGCTTCACTTTCAAATTATAATGAACACTATAAAACTATTGACAAAGCCGCACATGTGCTGCAGGCGAGTAAGACCAGACCATCGCGAACTGGTACCGAGGAAAACAATATACACAgcagtaataaaaattgcttgaaaatattggggaaaaaaagttcAGCAATACCATTAAAAGTAGTTATCCCTGCTCAAAATAATGATTCTAGTATCACATACAAAACTGAGAATAATATCCAAAAATTCGAAGATGATTACTACGGTTTGGAAACACCTATTTCTTCAGTAGAAACTACACCTTTGAAAAACAAGGATTTACCGTATAAGGCtaccaacaacaacgaTACTTCGACTTTATTGACACCTAACAATATTCCTAttgattttataaattattactacaataatcaaaatagatgtcataaaatatttgaaatcCCAGAGATTTTGGAAAAGATACTATTGTTTGTAGGTGATTCAACTTTGTTTTATGGTACAACCAGTGACACTGTTAATATATCCAAGAAAAATAGCAATTATTTTGGATTTAACAATAGAAGGAAACCTGAGTCTTTTAACCATGCGCTATTGCAATGTGGTGGTGATAAAGAAAAGGCATCCGAATTATATTACAACCATGCTAACACTtttagtaacaataatactcCCAAATTATATTCTTGTTTAActgttaataaattatgGTGCAGAATTACAGTTTCAATATTGTACAGTCAGCATTTAACGTTTAATAACACAAAGCAATTGGAAAAGTTTATtacaacaataaataacCAGCCTTTAACCTTTAAATTGCTAACAAAGGGTACATATAAATTAAGGCCTGAGAGTCTaatatttaacaaattgaaaaatgttaaaCGTTTGATTATGGACATAGATAATACCAAGCTACATACAATagaatttaatatattaccCAAGTTAGTAGAATTACCAATGGGCTTGTTTGCACCCAACAGTTCTACTACTTTTAACACTGGTACTAATAGGAATGGCATCaaagttttgaaattgCCCGGGTGCGAAAGtataaataatgatatattACATTTAATTGCCCCCAATTTACCAAGCCTAGAAACTTTAGATTTAAGGTCATGTCATAATATAAGTGATGCAGGAGTAGTCAGTGTTTTGCAACATTGTCCTAAATTAAGACACATTAATTTGggtagaaaaagaaaatgtcATAAAATTACAGATTTAATATTACAAGcaattataaaattcaaattaaCTAATTTACAAACTTTGGGATTGGCTGGATGTTATATAACAGATTATGGCCTGTGGATACTGGCCAGTAATGAAATAGCTGTCGGCTTCGaattaaaaagattaaGCTGTAATGATTGTAAGTTTTTAAGTAATTTCGGATTGCCAAGAATCTTATCTAACGGTGGATTTCCCCATTTACAAGTTTTAGAAATTAGACACTTGGAAAAGTTGACCCAATTAAAGGAAATCTTtcaatttaaattaaaatcagAATTGAAAGGCGTACCAATATTGGTCGAATGTTGTGAAAGATTAGAAAACCTATTACAAATTGAAAGAAACAATTACAACGTACAGGTTACTTCAAAATTGTTACAAGATTTATCATTGTGGGCTAACGATTGTCAataa
- the LGE1 gene encoding Lge1p (similar to Saccharomyces cerevisiae YPL055C | LGE1 | LarGE cells), with protein MRYNKYYRGGYSRGGRGGNTSRNYHFSVYHPYSSSDSHINNYPYTYDTLYNNNTQNYRSRRQTELEYDDVDDKSSTRSNITHNGQQQSSEQMNNVNNNNVNNKVNDINKDKHDILLNYSEDFKNVQHNAANKPDNIENKHDHKQEKSLTPQPVEPVQSDVTSSNSNNYNGSHKDSPNTTINNINDSIQPPQQNNSTTEPNLIKGNTHIKPSRYNNSPPNSATTNAEHNSKFRYNYTSNYRGSAFSPNNVTTNTPNIGPSNAIAGRYSSGRYWNKNTGVYYNSYSSNDYKYFGTSRPGYTSTIANAKDYMENTNNKVVTGNKTPNTQSRYDPTVTSHEQSNIRMTNNNSPNNGIPFTNTPYTHTNRYGSNTIGNTYHSNNHYSQYNNKYHDAYGNSKYHYENSLHPSTAGSSGSSSESSSTALNKNIATNSTGTAISSTIMASGSTMNKRGTISDFQLKDKNDSVYMYLTDLYKVDNLPQDNTSSIDGGALKKIRGVFKENTEIDEKLESLKLQNLERQLELEILNIQCEKDSLNVQLTQEKLDSLLLQE; from the coding sequence ATGAGATACAACAAATATTATCGCGGCGGATACTCAAGAGGTGGTAGAGGAGGAAATACCAGCCGAAATTATCATTTCTCAGTTTACCATCCATACTCTTCATCTGATAGTCATATTAACAATTATCCTTATACATATGATACTctatataacaataacaccCAAAATTATCGGTCCCGTAGGCAAACAGAGTTAGAATATGACGATGTTGATGATAAGAGCAGCACCCGTAGTAATATCACTCATAATGGACAACAACAAAGCTCAGAACAAATGAATAAcgtaaataataacaatgttaataacaaagtgaatgatattaataaagataaacaCGATATATTGTTAAACTATTCTGAAGATTTCAAGAATGTGCAACATAATGCTGCAAATAAACCtgataatattgaaaataaacatgatcataaacaagaaaaatcGCTTACTCCTCAACCGGTTGAACCTGTTCAATCAGATGTCACTAGcagtaatagtaacaatTATAATGGTAGCCATAAAGATTCTCCAAATACcaccattaataatattaatgattCTATACAACCACCACAGCAAAATAATTCTACGACCGAAccaaatttaattaaaggTAACACACATATTAAGCCAAGTAGATATAATAATTCCCCCCCTAACAGCGCCACCACTAATGCGGAACATAATAGTAAATTTAGATACAACTATACTTCAAACTACAGGGGCTCTGCTTTTTCTCCTAACAATGTTACTACTAATACTCCGAATATCGGTCCTTCTAATGCTATAGCAGGAAGGTACTCAAGTGGCAGATAttggaataaaaatacaggTGTATATTATAACTCATATTCATCGAACGActacaaatattttggaaCTTCAAGACCAGGATATACTAGTACAATCGCAAATGCAAAGGATTATATGgaaaatactaataacaaagTTGTTACAGGCAATAAAACACCAAACACGCAGTCAAGATATGATCCGACTGTAACTTCCCATGAACAGTCCAATATTAGAATGACAAATAATAACTCACCAAATAACGGTATTCCCTTTACAAACACGCCATATACGCATACAAATCGTTACGGTAGCAATACTATTGGCAATACCTATCATAGTAATAACCATTATAGCcaatataacaataaatatcacGATGCATACGGAAACTCTAAGTATCATTATGAAAATTCGCTTCATCCTTCAACTGCCGGATCTTCTGGATCTTCTTCTGAATCGTCCTCAACCGccttgaataaaaatattgctaCCAATTCAACTGGTACAGCTATATCATCGACTATCATGGCTAGTGGTTCTACAATGAATAAACGTGGTACTATTTCGGATTTCCAGTTAAAAGATAAGAATGACTctgtatatatgtatttaaCAGACTTGTACAAGGTTGATAATTTACCACAAGATAATACAAGTAGCATTGATGGTGGCGCATTAAAAAAGATCAGAGGAGTTTTTAAGGAAAATACTGAGattgatgaaaaattagaaagtttaaaattacaaaatctAGAAAGACAATTGGAATTAgagattttaaatatacaaTGCGAGAAAGATTCTTTAAACGTTCAATTGACtcaagaaaaattagattCTTTGTTATTGCAAGAATAG
- the IFA38 gene encoding ketoreductase (similar to Saccharomyces cerevisiae YBR159W | IFA38 | microsomal beta-keto-reductase), with translation MTLEFSCLKTFQETYPCLFHTLYYSTIVVGAFKIFNFFKGLAAIFLDCFIYPSVNFHKYGGNTSNPTNWCVITGASDGIGKEYVFQFANRGFNLLLISRTESKLQDIQKELKLRYPRVKVQYLSIDVSTDSLQNYSKISQVTDNLPITVLVNNVGQSHSIPVPFLETEDKEINDIITINDKFTLKITKIIVPRIIETLKKNHNKSKGLILTMGSFGGLLPTPFLATYSGSKAFLQSWSNALSGELSRYNVDVELVLSYLVTSKMSKIRKSSLLIPTPKQFVASVLRSCGRRCGAQERYGTTTPYWSHALYHYLIEQTVGVYSAVANKINYQFHWSIRKRALKKRQQKKLEGEKTGNELKND, from the coding sequence ATGACACTAGAATTCTCTTGTTTAAAAACCTTCCAAGAAACTTACCCATGTTTGTTTCATACACTTTATTATTCGACAATTGTTGTTGGCGCATTTAAAatcttcaatttttttaaaggaCTAGCagcaatttttttggattgttttatttaccCATCAGTGAATTTCCATAAATATGGTGGCAATACCTCTAATCCAACCAATTGGTGTGTGATTACAGGCGCAAGTGATGGTATCGGTAAAGAATATGTTTTCCAATTTGCAAATCGCGGttttaatttacttttaatCAGTAGAACAGAATCCAAGCTACAAGATATTCAAAAAGAGTTGAAATTAAGATACCCTAGAGTTAAAGTCCAATATTTAAGCATAGATGTTTCAACTGATTCCTTACAAAATTATTCCAAAATTTCCCAAGTGACGGACAATTTGCCCATCACTGTTTTAGTTAACAATGTTGGCCAGTCACATTCTATTCCTGTGCCTTTCCTAGAAACTGAAGACAAAGAAATTAACGATATTATCACcattaatgataaatttactttaaaaattactaAAATCATTGTTCCAAGAATTATAGAaactttaaagaaaaatcatAACAAAAGTAAAGGATTGATTTTAACTATGGGTTCTTTTGGTGGATTATTGCCAACCCCCTTTTTAGCCACTTATTCTGGGTCAAAAGCCTTTTTACAAAGTTGGTCGAACGCATTGAGTGGTGAATTATCACGCTACAACGTAGATGTTGAATTAGTCCTATCTTATTTGGTAACATCAAAGATGTCCAAAATTCGTAAGTCTTCACTTCTCATTCCAACTCCAAAACAGTTTGTTGCCAGTGTTTTAAGGTCCTGTGGTAGAAGGTGCGGTGCTCAGGAGAGATACGGTACTACTACTCCATATTGGAGTCATGCcttatatcattatttaattgaGCAAACTGTTGGTGTCTATAGTGCAGTAgctaataaaattaactaCCAATTTCATTGGAGTATTAGAAAGAGAGCGTTAAAGAAACGtcaacaaaagaaattggAGGGTGAAAAAACTGGGAacgaattaaaaaatgattga